GTCGGCGGTTTCGAGGCAAAAGGATTCGCCTACGCGCTTGTGTTCGCCGGGTTGGCCGAGCTGGTGCGCGGCCGCTGGAATGCAACCTGGATTCTGCTCGGGGTGGCGAGCGCCTTTCACGTCCTGGTCGGTGGTTGGACCGTGATCGCCGTGGGAATCTGCTGGCTGACAATCCGCGCGGGCCGGCCGAGCTTCGGCGCGATGCTGCCGGGGCTTGTCGTCGGGGGCCTCTTGTCGCTGCCGGGATTGCTGCCGGGAATGGCGATTAACTTCGGTGCCGACCGTGACATCGTGGCCCGCGCGAACGTGATCTACGTCTACGAGCGGCTGCCGCATCATTTGTCGTTCTTCGGAATCGCGAACCCGTTGTGCAGCCGCTTCGCACTTTTGGTCGCCGGTTGGATCGTGCTGGCTCTCGTTGTGGCGGGCGATGACGGACGCCGTCGCGTGCGCAGTGTGGTGAACGCTTCGCTCGTGATTGCGTTGGCGGGCGTTTTGCTGAGCGTGTGGGGCCTGTCCCAGCCCGAGTTGGCCGCGGCCTGGTTGCGCTTCTATTGGTTTCGCCTGGCCGACGCATTCGTACCGCTGGGAGTTGCGCTGTGGACGGTGGCGCTCGTCGCACGGCTGACGGCATCTCGTCCCAAGCGGCGGGCCGCGGCGACAATTGCGCTATTGGCCTTTGCCGGCTGGCAACTAGCGCCGCAAATCATGGCCCGATTCGCCGATCCGATACCTCGCGCTGACAAGCCGGGAAAGGTGCAGAATCACGTCGATTGGCGCGATGCGTGCGAATGGATTGCGGTTCATGTACCGGCCGGCGCCAGGTTCTTGACCCCGCGCACGGCGCAAACATTCAAATGGTACGCGGCGCGCAGCGAAGTCGTTACCTGGAAGGATCTGCCGCAAGATGCCGCAGGCATCGTCGCCTGGCGCGAGCGTCTTGAGGATCTGTACGGCACAGGGGACGCTGAAGAGCCCTGGTACGATAGCCTGGCCGAGACGCCGCGCGATCGATTGCTCGCCGCAGCGCAGAAATACCAGGCGGGCTACATCTTGACCGAAGCCGAACCGGCGCTAGATTTCCCCTGCCTGTACCGCAACGCGACGTACGCCGTGTACGAACTGCCAAGACCAGAACCACCAGCGCGCT
This genomic stretch from Pirellulales bacterium harbors:
- a CDS encoding DUF6798 domain-containing protein — protein: MSDRLMPAAVMEQAPAAEPATVARPWCVLETALVLLVFAAYAGCPVPDPNEPHYLGKAKHYYDPSWIADDFFLDSVDSHWTFYVTCGWMSREVALPTMAWVGRFVTWLLLATAWRRLSWALLPQWGAAVVSAALFVALNENFHMAGEWVVGGFEAKGFAYALVFAGLAELVRGRWNATWILLGVASAFHVLVGGWTVIAVGICWLTIRAGRPSFGAMLPGLVVGGLLSLPGLLPGMAINFGADRDIVARANVIYVYERLPHHLSFFGIANPLCSRFALLVAGWIVLALVVAGDDGRRRVRSVVNASLVIALAGVLLSVWGLSQPELAAAWLRFYWFRLADAFVPLGVALWTVALVARLTASRPKRRAAATIALLAFAGWQLAPQIMARFADPIPRADKPGKVQNHVDWRDACEWIAVHVPAGARFLTPRTAQTFKWYAARSEVVTWKDLPQDAAGIVAWRERLEDLYGTGDAEEPWYDSLAETPRDRLLAAAQKYQAGYILTEAEPALDFPCLYRNATYAVYELPRPEPPAR